One genomic segment of Coffea arabica cultivar ET-39 chromosome 6e, Coffea Arabica ET-39 HiFi, whole genome shotgun sequence includes these proteins:
- the LOC113696722 gene encoding uncharacterized protein — protein sequence MEAANKSLKRIIRKMTERHLDWHEKLPYALMAYRTAIRTSTGAMPYNFVYQMEAILPAEVEIPSLRILMEAKLDEADWIKQRHEQLSLIDEKRLNAICHGQCYQKRMASAYNKKVKVRLFKEGDKVLKRILPVQEETKGKFAPNW from the coding sequence ATGGAGGCCGCGAATAAGAGCTTGAAGAGGATAATCCGTAAAATGACCGAAAGACACCTTGATTGGCACGAGAAGCTCCCCTATGCATTAATGGCATATAGAACTGCTATTCGGACTTCTACTGGGGCAATGCCTTACAATTTCGTGTACCAAATGGAAGCGATTTTGCCAGCCGAGGTCGAAATTCCTTCTTTGCGCATCCTAATGGAGGCCAAACTGGATGAGGCTGATTGGATTAAACAACGTCATGAGCAGTTGTCTTTAATCGACGAGAAGAGGTTAAATGCCatttgtcatggtcagtgctatcaaaAGAGAATGGCCAGTGCTTACAACAAGAAGGTCAAAGTGCGGCTGTTCAAAGAAGGAGACAAAGTATTGAAACGGATTTTGCCAGTACAAGAGGAGACTAAAGGCAAGTTTGCACCAAATTGGTAA
- the LOC140009866 gene encoding uncharacterized protein, protein MEHDCVVFVRKCIKCQLYGDVMRTPPTELHSMTAPWPCSMWGIDVTIDPSASNGHRFILVAIEYFTKWVKVDSYKHVTKKVVTNFLRKYIICCFGVPETLITDNTKNLNNDMVDGLCE, encoded by the coding sequence atggagcatgattgtgtaGTTTTTGTCAGAAAATGCATTAAATGTCAATTGTATGGGGATGTTATGCGCACTCCCCCCACAGAATTACACAGTATGACTGCTCCCTGGCcatgttcaatgtggggtatagATGTAACCATTGACCCTTCTGCTTCAAATGGGCATCGATTTATTCTGGTGGCAATTGAATACTTTACAAAGTGGGTCAAAGTTGATTCTTACAAGCATGTGACTAAGAAGGTGGTGAccaattttttgagaaaatacaTCATTTGTTGTTTTGGTGTACCAGAGACATTAATCACCGACAATACCAAGAATCTcaacaatgacatggtggatGGATTGTGCGAATAG